In one Nicotiana tomentosiformis chromosome 6, ASM39032v3, whole genome shotgun sequence genomic region, the following are encoded:
- the LOC104104968 gene encoding polyadenylate-binding protein-interacting protein 11-like, producing MAVVENAGININVVGSSNPGRIVEKDAAFDHHQSVTTKQNGVQRSKVGPTDQNFRMVQQETFVQHSINGNGVLVNHNMVQHEHQKMNGIDLRNGVDGEEGFKKEMRDLEEMFSKLNPMAEEFVPLSLTNHRIMPFPPSGGGVQFGFDATNNFVMQTNQGVANGNSNRRKKNGFGYGRRRMNTRTGMAQREDVIRRTVYVSDIDHQVTEEQLAALFLSCGQVVDCRICGDTNSVLRFAFIEFIDEEGARSALSLAGTMLGFYPVRVLPSKTAIAPVNPTFLPRSEDEREMCARTVYCTNIDKKVTQADVKLFFESFCGEVHRLRLLGDYHHSTRLAFVEFVMAESAIAALNCSGAILGSLPIRVSPSKTPVRPRAPRSPVL from the exons ATGGCTGTGGTTGAGAATGCTGGCATTAACATTAACGTTGTTGGCTCATCGAATCCCGGCAGAATTGTAGAGAAAGATGCTGCCTTCGATCATCATCAGTCAGTAACAACTAAACAGAACGGCGTGCAGAGATCAAAGGTGGGTCCCACTGATCAGAATTTCCGTATGGTGCAGCAAGAAACTTTTGTACAGCACAGCATCAACGGCAATGGAGTATTGGTTAATCATAATATGGTTCAGCATGAGCATCAGAAAATGAACGGTATTGATTTAAGGAATGGAGTTGATGGTGAGGAAGGGTTTAAGAAGGAGATGAGGGATTTGGAGGAAATGTTTTCCAAATTGAATCCCATGGCTGAAGAGTTTGTGCCACTTTCACTAACTAACCACAGGATAATGCCATTTCCACCTAGTGGTGGTGGAGTGCAATTTGGCTTTGATGCTACTAATAATTTTGTTATGCAGACTAACCAGGGAGTTGCCAATGGAAATTCCAACCGAAGG AAGAAGAATGGCTTTGGTTATGGAAGGAGAAGGATGAATACCCGAACAGGCATGGCCCAAAGGGAAGATGTTATAAGGAGGACGGTTTATGTATCCGACATTGATCATCAG GTAACTGAAGAGCAGCTCGCAGCACTCTTTCTTAGTTGTGGACAG GTTGTGGACTGTCGTATATGTGGTGACACCAATTCTGTACTTCGTTTTGCCTTTATTGAGTTTATAGATGAAG AAGGTGCAAGGAGTGCTCTGAGTCTTGCAGGAACTATGCTTGGATTTTATCCCGTGAGAGTGCTTCCCTCTAAAACTGCGATTGCTCCGGTTAATCCAACCTTTCTTCCAAGG TCTGAAGATGAAAGAGAGATGTGTGCCAGAACAGTATACTGTACAAATATTGATAAGAAG GTTACTCAAGCAGATGTCAAGCTGTTCTTTGAATCCTTTTGTGGAGAG GTTCATCGCTTGAGGTTGCTTGGTGACTATCATCATTCGACTCGTCTAGCTTTTGTTGAGTTTGTCATG GCGGAGAGTGCAATTGCAGCACTGAACTGCAGTGGTGCAATCTTGGGATCACTTCCCATAAG GGTAAGCCCATCGAAGACTCCTGTGCGACCTCGTGCTCCTCGCTCACCAGTGCTATGA